The Paenibacillus tianjinensis genome has a window encoding:
- the ltrA gene encoding group II intron reverse transcriptase/maturase, with translation MRSHEVQRQQNISQESLRQREAVKPPGYAGAPSSSSAQIAPSSREAESNLLERMLEGDNLRLAYKRVVQNGGAPGVDNVTVANLQAYLKTHWESVKAELLAGAYRPASVKRVEIPKPGGGVRLLGIPTVMDRFLQQALLQVMNPIFDAEFSWYSYGFRPGKSAHDAVKQAQRYIQSGLRWVIDLDLEKFFDRINHDMLMARVARKVTDKRVLILIRAYLNAGVMVNGKLERSREGTPQGGPLSPLLANILLDDLDKELAGRGLRFVRYADDCNIFVASKRAGERVMESVNRFVEGKLKLKVNRDKSAVARPWHRKFLGFSFLSQKQATIRLAPKTISRFKERIRELTNRTWSISMEERIRQVNRYVMGWLGYFHLASAKKHLQTLDQWIQRRLRMCLWKQWKRVRTRIRELRALGVPEWACFTMANSRRGAWEMSRNTNNALPTSYWEGKGLKSLLSRYLELC, from the coding sequence ATGCGTTCGCATGAAGTGCAAAGACAGCAGAATATCTCGCAAGAGAGCTTACGGCAAAGAGAAGCGGTGAAGCCGCCAGGGTATGCCGGAGCGCCGAGTTCTTCGTCGGCACAAATCGCCCCTTCCTCTCGCGAAGCAGAGAGCAACTTGCTGGAGCGAATGCTCGAAGGAGACAACCTTCGGCTCGCGTATAAACGAGTGGTACAAAACGGAGGAGCGCCCGGTGTGGACAATGTAACGGTAGCGAATCTACAAGCTTATTTGAAAACACATTGGGAATCGGTGAAAGCCGAACTCTTAGCGGGGGCTTACAGACCTGCGTCAGTCAAACGGGTGGAAATCCCCAAACCCGGAGGCGGTGTGAGGCTGCTAGGCATCCCAACCGTTATGGACCGTTTTCTCCAGCAGGCGCTTCTACAAGTCATGAACCCGATCTTTGACGCAGAGTTCTCCTGGTATAGCTATGGCTTTCGACCGGGGAAAAGTGCACATGACGCCGTGAAACAAGCGCAAAGATATATCCAAAGTGGCCTCCGGTGGGTCATAGACCTCGATCTGGAGAAATTCTTTGACCGGATAAACCACGACATGCTGATGGCAAGAGTGGCGCGGAAAGTGACAGACAAAAGAGTACTGATCCTGATTCGTGCGTATCTGAACGCCGGAGTTATGGTGAACGGAAAGCTGGAACGTAGCCGGGAAGGAACGCCCCAAGGCGGTCCGCTCAGTCCGCTTTTGGCAAACATTCTACTGGACGATCTGGATAAGGAATTGGCCGGACGCGGGCTGCGTTTTGTACGCTATGCGGACGACTGTAATATCTTTGTGGCGAGTAAACGAGCGGGCGAACGGGTCATGGAATCGGTTAACCGATTTGTAGAAGGAAAGCTGAAACTGAAAGTGAACCGGGATAAAAGTGCGGTAGCAAGACCGTGGCACCGAAAGTTCTTAGGTTTCAGTTTCCTGAGTCAGAAGCAGGCAACGATTCGATTAGCTCCGAAAACAATCTCGCGATTCAAGGAAAGAATCCGTGAACTAACGAATCGAACGTGGTCCATTTCCATGGAAGAGCGAATTCGCCAAGTGAACCGGTATGTGATGGGGTGGCTTGGCTATTTCCATCTGGCGTCGGCGAAGAAACACCTCCAAACGCTGGACCAATGGATTCAGAGGAGGCTGCGAATGTGCCTGTGGAAACAATGGAAACGAGTGCGCACACGAATCCGCGAACTCCGGGCGCTTGGGGTGCCCGAGTGGGCCTGTTTCACAATGGCAAACTCACGGCGAGGCGCATGGGAAATGTCCCGGAACACAAATAATGCCCTTCCCACTTCCTACTGGGAAGGGAAAGGGCTGAAAAGTTTGCTTTCACGTTACTTGGAGCTTTGTTAA
- a CDS encoding manganese catalase family protein produces the protein MWIYEKKLQYPVRVGKCDVRMARYLTEQYGGADGELAAALRYMNQRYAIPDKVIGVLTDISTEEFAHLEMIATMIYKLTKDASVQELEAAGLGPNYAQRDHALYYQNSAGVPWTAAYIQAKGDPIADLYEDIAAEEKARATYQWLIDMTDDVDLQDSLKFLREREIIHAIRFKESVQILIEEQGKKRVF, from the coding sequence ATGTGGATATATGAGAAAAAGCTGCAGTATCCAGTACGGGTGGGCAAATGCGATGTGAGAATGGCGCGCTATCTGACAGAGCAGTACGGCGGTGCAGACGGGGAATTGGCGGCGGCGCTGCGCTACATGAACCAGAGATATGCGATTCCCGATAAAGTAATCGGCGTACTGACAGATATTTCGACTGAAGAATTTGCCCACCTTGAAATGATTGCCACCATGATCTATAAGCTGACGAAAGATGCCTCCGTTCAGGAGCTTGAGGCTGCTGGTCTCGGCCCGAATTATGCACAGCGTGACCATGCGCTGTACTATCAGAACTCGGCAGGCGTACCCTGGACCGCAGCTTACATCCAGGCCAAGGGTGATCCGATCGCCGACCTCTATGAAGATATTGCGGCTGAAGAAAAAGCCCGGGCTACATACCAGTGGCTGATCGACATGACCGATGATGTGGATCTGCAGGACAGTCTGAAGTTCCTGCGGGAGCGGGAGATTATTCATGCGATCCGCTTTAAGGAGTCGGTACAGATTCTGATCGAGGAGCAAGGGAAGAAGCGGGTGTTCTGA
- a CDS encoding spore coat protein CotJB, translating into MEEAKACEPRYYEMLEQLQVLDFALVELNLYLDTHPEDLKAIEQFNQLTQERTRLANQFQELYGPLQNFGRAYSKCPWEWNQSPWPWQV; encoded by the coding sequence ATGGAAGAGGCAAAAGCTTGCGAACCCCGTTACTATGAAATGCTGGAGCAGCTGCAGGTGCTGGATTTTGCACTGGTCGAGCTCAATCTGTATCTGGACACCCACCCGGAGGATTTGAAGGCGATTGAACAGTTTAACCAGCTGACCCAGGAGCGCACCCGGCTGGCCAACCAGTTTCAGGAGCTGTATGGCCCTTTGCAGAACTTTGGGCGCGCGTATTCCAAATGCCCGTGGGAATGGAACCAGAGTCCTTGGCCTTGGCAGGTGTAA
- a CDS encoding serine/threonine protein kinase, with product MVFERWRGFVRAWQDYPLREGAWIGKRYQIESLLGEGSYGLTYRCFDTKEKTLVAVKQSRPSKKAAGRALLGKESTILRALNHPNIPVCRDYFEYKGLNWLVSDYIEGKTLEDNIFAEHMVYGERECLATTLKLMELVSYVHSRGFVHLDLRIPNVILRDKELYLIDFGLAREIGEIESPGAGHEPKPEEMPERMPPVIASDLYYVGQLMLFMLYSAYQPEPGGAERSWREELDLSPEMLHILTRLHGEQEAYENTASFVREAEQFYKSLQ from the coding sequence ATGGTATTTGAACGGTGGCGCGGCTTCGTGCGGGCGTGGCAGGATTATCCGCTCAGGGAAGGAGCATGGATCGGTAAACGGTACCAGATTGAGTCCCTGCTGGGTGAAGGAAGTTACGGGCTTACCTATCGGTGCTTCGACACTAAGGAGAAAACTCTTGTGGCAGTCAAACAGTCCAGACCGAGTAAGAAAGCGGCAGGGCGGGCTTTGCTGGGCAAAGAGAGCACGATTCTGCGGGCCCTGAATCATCCCAATATTCCAGTGTGCCGTGATTACTTCGAGTACAAGGGCTTGAACTGGCTGGTAAGCGATTATATTGAAGGGAAAACGCTTGAAGATAATATCTTTGCTGAGCATATGGTTTACGGGGAGCGGGAGTGCCTGGCTACAACGCTGAAATTGATGGAGCTGGTATCCTATGTTCATTCGCGCGGCTTTGTTCACCTTGATCTGCGGATTCCAAATGTAATCCTCCGGGATAAGGAGCTGTACTTAATTGATTTCGGACTGGCACGGGAGATCGGTGAAATTGAGAGCCCCGGTGCAGGGCATGAGCCGAAGCCGGAAGAGATGCCGGAACGGATGCCCCCGGTTATCGCCTCAGATTTGTATTATGTTGGACAATTAATGCTGTTTATGCTGTATTCCGCTTACCAGCCTGAACCGGGAGGAGCAGAACGGAGCTGGCGGGAAGAGCTGGATTTGTCACCTGAAATGCTGCATATTCTAACCCGGCTCCATGGAGAGCAGGAAGCTTATGAGAATACTGCTTCTTTTGTCCGCGAGGCCGAACAATTCTATAAGAGTCTGCAGTAA